Proteins encoded in a region of the Limnothrix sp. FACHB-406 genome:
- a CDS encoding GuaB3 family IMP dehydrogenase-related protein has product MDIQLGRGKTARRAYGIDEIALVPGGRTVDPNVTDTRWTIGGIERTIPIIASAMDGVVDVQTAIKLAQLGALGVLNLEGIQTRYEDPEPILDRIASVGKDEFVPLMQELYAEPIKEALIAKRIQEMKAGGGIAAVSATPIAAQKFGSVIAEAGADILFIQATVVSTNHVSPEGVTPLNLAKFCKEMPMPVALGNCVTYEVTLQLLEAGAAAVLVGIGPGAACTSRGVLGIGVPQATAVADCVAARDEFHAKTGKYVPIIADGGLVTGGDICKCIACGADAVMIGSPFARAAGAPGRGFHWGMATPSPVLPRGTRIKVGTTGTLEEILIGPAKLDDGTHNLLGALKTSMGTLGASTLKEMQQVEVAVAPSLLTEGKVYQKAQQLGMGK; this is encoded by the coding sequence GTGGACATTCAATTGGGACGAGGCAAAACCGCTCGCCGGGCCTACGGTATTGATGAAATCGCCCTGGTGCCGGGGGGCCGCACCGTTGATCCAAACGTCACCGATACCCGCTGGACGATCGGCGGCATCGAACGCACGATCCCGATTATTGCCAGCGCCATGGACGGCGTGGTGGATGTCCAAACCGCCATCAAGCTGGCCCAGTTGGGGGCATTGGGCGTGTTGAACCTGGAAGGGATCCAAACCCGCTACGAGGATCCCGAACCGATTCTCGATCGGATTGCCTCCGTCGGCAAAGATGAATTCGTGCCCTTGATGCAAGAACTCTACGCCGAACCGATCAAAGAAGCCTTGATTGCTAAGCGAATTCAGGAAATGAAGGCCGGCGGCGGCATCGCAGCCGTCAGCGCCACCCCGATCGCCGCCCAAAAATTCGGCAGCGTGATCGCCGAAGCCGGAGCCGATATCCTCTTTATCCAAGCCACCGTTGTTTCCACCAACCACGTCTCCCCCGAAGGCGTGACCCCGCTGAACTTGGCAAAATTCTGCAAAGAAATGCCGATGCCCGTGGCCCTGGGCAACTGCGTCACTTATGAAGTGACCCTGCAACTGTTGGAAGCCGGAGCCGCCGCCGTGTTGGTGGGCATTGGCCCCGGTGCGGCCTGTACCTCGCGCGGGGTGTTGGGCATTGGTGTGCCCCAAGCGACTGCCGTGGCCGACTGCGTGGCCGCTCGCGACGAATTCCACGCCAAGACGGGTAAATACGTGCCGATTATTGCTGACGGTGGCTTGGTGACCGGCGGCGACATCTGCAAGTGCATCGCCTGCGGAGCCGATGCGGTGATGATTGGCTCGCCCTTTGCGCGGGCGGCCGGTGCGCCGGGTCGCGGCTTCCACTGGGGCATGGCCACGCCTAGCCCCGTGCTGCCCCGGGGGACGCGAATCAAGGTGGGCACAACGGGAACCCTGGAAGAAATCCTGATCGGCCCCGCGAAGTTGGACGACGGAACCCACAACCTGTTGGGCGCACTGAAGACCAGCATGGGCACGTTGGGAGCCAGCACCCTGAAGGAAATGCAGCAAGTGGAGGTGGCCGTTGCGCCGTCGCTGTTGACCGAGGGCAAGGTGTATCAGAAGGCCCAACAGTTGGGCATGGGCAAATAG
- a CDS encoding CmpA/NrtA family ABC transporter substrate-binding protein, whose product MSDEFGFSRRRFLLTAGASAAGSILLKGCLGNPPEPGGTAASPAGGSPASTGSPAALTPETTPEVTKAKLSYIPIAESVPLIIAKEKGFFAKYGMTEVEVSKQANWAAARDNVVIGSQAGGVDGGQWQMPMPHLITEGIITNGKKVPMYVLAQLVTNANGIAVSGKNAGKGLGLDLKGAQAYIKDYAKANGRKFKAAHTFPNVNQDFWIRYWFAAGGIDPNKDIDLLAVPPPETVQGMRIGTMDAFSTGDPWPYRIVNDKIGFMSCLVTEMWPYHPEEYFAMRADWVDANPKATKALLKGIMEAQQWCDKPENRAELVKIVSGRNYFNIPANILEPPFSGKYAMGDGKPDINDFNKGPLYWKDPIGSVSYPYKSHDLWFLTETIRWGFHKDYGFTIAKAKDLVERVNRDSIWLEAAKEAGITDVPSSPSRGVETFFDGIKFDPEKPEDYLKSLAIKA is encoded by the coding sequence ATGTCTGATGAGTTCGGATTTTCGCGTCGTCGCTTTCTATTGACCGCTGGAGCCTCCGCCGCAGGCTCCATTCTTTTAAAAGGATGTTTGGGAAATCCCCCAGAACCCGGTGGCACTGCCGCTAGTCCCGCCGGAGGATCGCCCGCCAGCACCGGTAGCCCCGCAGCCTTGACCCCGGAAACCACCCCGGAAGTCACCAAAGCCAAGCTGAGTTACATCCCGATCGCCGAATCTGTTCCCCTGATCATTGCCAAGGAAAAAGGCTTTTTCGCCAAGTACGGCATGACCGAAGTGGAGGTGTCCAAGCAAGCCAACTGGGCCGCCGCTCGCGACAACGTGGTGATCGGTTCCCAAGCGGGTGGGGTTGATGGGGGTCAGTGGCAAATGCCCATGCCCCACTTAATCACCGAGGGCATCATCACCAACGGCAAAAAAGTGCCCATGTATGTGTTGGCTCAACTGGTAACCAACGCCAATGGCATCGCTGTTTCTGGCAAAAATGCCGGCAAAGGATTGGGCTTAGATCTCAAAGGTGCTCAGGCCTACATCAAGGACTATGCCAAGGCTAATGGTCGCAAATTCAAAGCAGCCCACACCTTTCCCAACGTAAACCAAGATTTCTGGATCCGCTATTGGTTTGCAGCCGGTGGAATTGACCCCAACAAAGACATCGACCTGCTGGCTGTTCCCCCGCCAGAAACCGTACAAGGGATGCGGATCGGGACGATGGATGCCTTCAGTACCGGTGACCCCTGGCCCTATCGAATTGTCAACGACAAGATTGGGTTTATGTCTTGTTTGGTCACCGAAATGTGGCCCTACCATCCCGAAGAATATTTCGCGATGCGGGCAGATTGGGTGGATGCCAACCCCAAGGCCACCAAGGCATTGCTGAAGGGAATCATGGAAGCCCAGCAATGGTGCGACAAGCCCGAAAACCGCGCAGAATTGGTGAAAATTGTTTCCGGTCGGAACTATTTCAACATTCCTGCCAACATTCTGGAGCCGCCTTTCTCAGGCAAATATGCCATGGGAGATGGCAAGCCGGACATCAACGATTTCAACAAGGGCCCGCTCTATTGGAAAGACCCGATCGGGAGCGTTTCCTATCCCTACAAGAGCCATGATCTTTGGTTCCTCACGGAAACTATTCGTTGGGGCTTCCACAAGGATTACGGTTTCACAATCGCCAAGGCTAAGGATTTGGTTGAGCGAGTCAATCGCGACAGCATTTGGCTGGAAGCTGCGAAGGAAGCAGGGATTACCGATGTGCCCAGCAGCCCTTCCCGTGGGGTAGAAACCTTCTTCGACGGCATCAAGTTTGATCCTGAAAAGCCCGAGGATTACCTCAAGAGCTTGGCCATTAAGGCTTAG
- a CDS encoding murein transglycosylase A — MSSLLGSVALSGSTFSGSPALAQRSTPPPLHQGETPLSPAEQRIPLRPVQARSIAGLLGLDEQLFGQSGDRRNLLQSIDHSLRYLQSPAAATAYQNYPVAGITRDRVLRSVRRFRQLVTQARSARELATLVDREFTLYQSIGRDGNGDVFFTGYYEPIYRASRTPSATYRYPIYREPADLASWRTPMPTREVLEGKDGQGTNSPLRGQEIAWLSDRLEAFLVHIQGSARLQLPDGNVITVGYANHNGYGYTSVGRELAKDGKLPFEGLTLPVMIRYFRQNPQELDNYLPRNTRFIFFRETFGAPATGTLGLPVTPDRSIATDRSLMPPGALALVNATLPYASADGRVVNRNVSRFVLDQDTGSAMIGPGRADYFMGTGPIAGNRAGVTGSRGRLYYLLLRN; from the coding sequence CTGAGTTCTCTTTTGGGTTCTGTGGCGTTGAGCGGCTCCACCTTCAGCGGCTCTCCGGCCTTGGCCCAGCGGTCTACTCCGCCGCCTCTGCACCAGGGAGAAACCCCCCTTTCGCCAGCGGAACAGCGGATTCCCCTGCGGCCGGTACAGGCGCGATCGATTGCGGGTCTGTTGGGTTTAGATGAGCAACTGTTCGGCCAATCAGGCGATCGCCGTAACCTGTTGCAATCGATCGACCACAGCTTGCGCTATTTGCAATCGCCAGCGGCCGCCACGGCTTACCAAAACTATCCCGTCGCTGGCATCACGCGCGATCGGGTGTTGCGGAGTGTGCGGCGGTTTCGGCAACTGGTGACCCAGGCGCGATCGGCCCGCGAGTTGGCCACCTTGGTCGATCGGGAATTTACGCTCTACCAATCGATCGGGCGGGATGGCAACGGTGATGTTTTCTTCACGGGCTATTACGAACCGATTTATCGCGCCAGCCGCACCCCCTCCGCCACCTATCGCTATCCGATTTATCGGGAGCCGGCCGACTTGGCCAGTTGGCGCACCCCCATGCCCACCCGCGAAGTCTTGGAAGGAAAAGACGGCCAAGGCACCAACAGCCCCCTGCGTGGCCAGGAAATTGCTTGGTTGAGCGATCGCCTAGAAGCCTTTTTGGTGCATATCCAAGGTTCGGCCCGGCTGCAATTGCCCGATGGCAACGTGATCACCGTCGGCTATGCCAACCACAACGGCTATGGCTACACCAGCGTGGGCCGCGAGCTGGCCAAAGATGGCAAGCTGCCCTTTGAAGGGTTGACCCTGCCGGTGATGATTCGCTATTTCCGCCAAAATCCCCAGGAATTGGATAACTACTTGCCCCGCAATACGCGGTTTATCTTCTTCCGGGAAACCTTTGGCGCGCCGGCCACAGGAACCTTGGGTTTACCCGTTACGCCTGATCGCTCGATCGCCACCGATCGCTCCCTGATGCCCCCCGGAGCCTTGGCTTTGGTCAACGCAACGCTGCCCTATGCCAGCGCGGACGGGCGCGTGGTGAATCGCAACGTCAGCCGGTTTGTGTTGGATCAAGACACCGGCAGCGCCATGATTGGCCCCGGCCGAGCCGACTACTTCATGGGCACGGGCCCGATCGCCGGGAATCGAGCCGGGGTCACCGGGTCGCGCGGCCGGCTCTACTACCTGTTGCTGAGAAATTAG
- the murD gene encoding UDP-N-acetylmuramoyl-L-alanine--D-glutamate ligase, with translation MQTAWIVGLGKSGVAAAQLLAAQGWRVTVSDRGTGDRLAPIEATLTQLGIQVRLGDTFNPDPIEPQPDLVVVSPGVPWDSPGVARARALGIDTIGEMELAWRNLQQTPWVAITGTNGKTTTTALTAAIFQAAGRKAPACGNIGAAACGLALPEANPIDWVIAEVSSYQIESSQNLAPKIGIWTTFTPDHLARHYSLDNYFSIKASLIDRAALQILNGDDPALRAQAIAPYPNAIWTSVAGRDQLPANPDRGAWVEDGWAVVAGQAIVPVSALAMTGRHNQQNLLMAVAAAHYAGIAPETIAQAVRDFPGVPHRLERVGSWQGIDFINDSKATNYDAAEVGLKAVAQPAILIAGGEAKEGDDRAWISAIQSRAAAVLLIGSAAETFQANLQAAGYGATEIVETLDRAVPRAAELAKAHEAPIVLLSPACASFDQFPNFEVRGDHFRQCCLDWIAQQS, from the coding sequence GTGCAAACGGCTTGGATTGTGGGATTGGGTAAATCTGGAGTGGCGGCGGCGCAACTGTTGGCGGCCCAAGGCTGGCGGGTGACCGTGAGCGATCGGGGAACGGGCGATCGCCTGGCCCCGATCGAAGCCACACTCACCCAGTTGGGCATCCAAGTCCGATTGGGCGACACCTTCAACCCCGACCCGATCGAGCCGCAACCGGATTTAGTGGTGGTCAGTCCCGGCGTGCCTTGGGATAGCCCCGGGGTGGCCCGGGCCCGGGCGCTCGGCATCGACACGATCGGGGAAATGGAGTTGGCTTGGCGCAACCTGCAACAGACCCCTTGGGTGGCCATCACCGGCACTAACGGCAAAACCACCACCACCGCCCTCACGGCCGCCATCTTTCAAGCGGCCGGCCGAAAAGCGCCCGCTTGCGGCAACATTGGAGCCGCCGCCTGTGGCTTGGCCTTGCCGGAAGCCAACCCGATCGATTGGGTGATTGCTGAAGTCAGCAGCTACCAAATTGAGTCCTCCCAAAACCTGGCCCCCAAAATCGGCATTTGGACCACCTTCACCCCCGATCACTTGGCTCGCCACTACAGCCTAGACAACTACTTCAGCATCAAAGCCAGCCTGATCGATCGAGCGGCCCTGCAAATTTTGAATGGTGACGATCCGGCCCTGCGGGCCCAGGCGATCGCCCCCTATCCCAACGCCATTTGGACGAGTGTGGCCGGGCGTGACCAGTTGCCCGCCAACCCCGATCGGGGGGCTTGGGTCGAAGACGGTTGGGCCGTGGTGGCTGGCCAAGCGATCGTGCCCGTGAGCGCCCTGGCCATGACCGGCCGCCACAACCAACAAAACCTGCTGATGGCCGTGGCTGCGGCCCACTATGCGGGCATTGCCCCGGAAACCATTGCCCAAGCGGTGCGCGATTTTCCCGGCGTGCCCCATCGTCTGGAGCGGGTGGGCAGTTGGCAAGGCATCGACTTCATCAACGACAGCAAAGCCACCAATTACGATGCGGCGGAAGTGGGGCTGAAGGCGGTGGCCCAACCGGCGATCCTAATTGCGGGCGGCGAGGCCAAAGAAGGGGACGATCGCGCCTGGATTTCGGCCATTCAGTCCCGAGCCGCCGCCGTTTTGCTGATTGGCAGCGCGGCCGAAACCTTCCAAGCCAATCTGCAAGCGGCTGGCTATGGGGCTACGGAAATTGTGGAAACGCTCGATCGGGCAGTGCCTCGGGCCGCCGAGTTGGCCAAAGCACACGAGGCCCCGATCGTCTTGTTGTCGCCTGCCTGTGCCAGCTTTGACCAGTTCCCAAATTTTGAAGTTCGGGGCGATCATTTCCGCCAATGTTGTCTCGATTGGATTGCCCAACAAAGCTAA
- the ntrB gene encoding nitrate ABC transporter permease: MAPSVSRSNGISKPSAFDQWLKKNGSTILLPAIGILGFLTIWQLIAWSGVTRLPGPLSVFTDERTRTLLLYPFYDRGGLDKGLFWQTMASLVRVAQGYAIASVVGISLGILVGLSPAIDKALDPVFQFLRMIAPLAWVPIALVTFQQPEISAIFVIFVTAVWPILINTTVGVKQIPQDYINVKQVLQLKQKTFFFKILFPSALPYIFTGLRIAIGLSWLAIIAAEIVIGGTLGIGFFIWDAYQQNYVSEIILGVVYIGAVGLILDRAVAYIQTLILPE; the protein is encoded by the coding sequence ATGGCACCTTCTGTATCTCGATCGAACGGCATTTCCAAGCCCTCCGCCTTTGACCAATGGCTGAAGAAAAATGGCAGCACGATCCTATTACCTGCGATCGGGATTTTAGGATTCCTGACCATCTGGCAACTGATTGCTTGGTCGGGTGTGACCCGGTTGCCCGGCCCCCTGAGCGTGTTTACCGACGAGCGCACCCGCACCCTGCTGCTCTATCCCTTCTACGATCGCGGCGGGTTGGATAAGGGTCTGTTTTGGCAAACGATGGCGAGCCTGGTGCGCGTGGCCCAGGGTTATGCGATCGCCTCGGTCGTGGGCATTTCATTGGGGATTTTAGTGGGTCTTTCACCGGCCATTGATAAGGCACTGGATCCGGTTTTTCAGTTCTTGCGGATGATTGCACCGCTGGCGTGGGTACCGATCGCCCTGGTGACGTTCCAACAACCGGAAATTTCGGCAATCTTCGTGATTTTTGTGACCGCTGTTTGGCCGATTTTGATTAACACCACGGTGGGTGTGAAGCAAATTCCCCAGGACTACATCAACGTCAAACAGGTGTTGCAACTCAAGCAAAAAACCTTCTTCTTCAAGATTCTGTTCCCCTCGGCCCTGCCCTATATCTTCACGGGTTTGCGGATTGCGATCGGTCTGTCTTGGTTGGCAATTATTGCGGCTGAAATCGTGATTGGTGGCACATTGGGTATCGGATTCTTCATCTGGGATGCTTATCAGCAAAACTACGTCAGCGAAATCATTCTGGGCGTGGTTTACATCGGAGCTGTGGGCTTGATTCTCGATCGCGCTGTTGCCTACATCCAAACCCTGATCCTGCCGGAATAA
- a CDS encoding nitrate ABC transporter ATP-binding protein (This model describes the ATP binding subunits of ATP-binding cassette (ABC) transporters for nitrate transport, or for bicarbonate transport, in bacteria and archaea.) codes for MSIATNSAQKVAPLQSSGTPFLEFKGVNKTYPTGKGPYVVLDGVNLTVNEGEFICVIGHSGCGKSTLLSMVSGFAQPTHGTVRLKGQDIKKPGPDRMVVFQNYALLPWLTVFENVYLAIDAVFPEKPEREKRAMARDNLAMVGLSEAMEKKPPQISGGMKQRVSIARALSIQPEVLILDEPFGALDAITKEELQEELLKIWSGRRCTVLMITHDIDEALFLADKLVMMTNGPSAKIGEVMEIPFDRPRDRDLIMEDPRYYDLRNYALDYLFNRYAHDDE; via the coding sequence ATGTCGATCGCCACCAACAGCGCTCAAAAAGTTGCGCCGCTCCAGTCTTCCGGCACGCCCTTTCTAGAGTTCAAAGGGGTTAACAAAACCTACCCCACCGGCAAAGGCCCCTACGTCGTTTTGGATGGGGTGAACCTCACCGTTAATGAGGGTGAATTTATCTGCGTAATCGGTCACTCCGGTTGCGGGAAATCGACCCTGTTGAGCATGGTTTCTGGGTTTGCCCAGCCCACCCACGGCACGGTGCGCCTCAAGGGTCAAGACATCAAAAAGCCCGGGCCCGATCGAATGGTGGTGTTCCAAAACTACGCCCTATTGCCCTGGTTGACGGTGTTTGAAAACGTCTATCTAGCGATCGATGCGGTGTTTCCCGAAAAACCTGAACGGGAAAAGCGTGCTATGGCTCGCGACAACCTGGCCATGGTGGGTCTCAGCGAAGCCATGGAAAAGAAGCCACCGCAAATTTCCGGGGGTATGAAGCAGCGGGTTTCGATCGCCCGCGCCCTTTCTATTCAACCGGAAGTGTTGATTCTCGATGAACCCTTTGGTGCGCTGGATGCGATCACCAAGGAAGAACTCCAAGAGGAATTGCTGAAAATTTGGAGTGGTCGCCGCTGCACGGTGTTGATGATCACCCACGACATTGATGAGGCGCTCTTCTTGGCCGATAAGTTGGTGATGATGACCAACGGCCCTTCCGCAAAAATTGGGGAAGTGATGGAAATTCCGTTCGATCGCCCGCGCGATCGCGATCTGATCATGGAAGATCCGCGCTACTACGATCTGCGGAACTACGCCCTCGATTACCTATTCAATCGCTACGCCCACGACGACGAATAG
- a CDS encoding Panacea domain-containing protein — protein MISCLDAAQYFIARAYEDGLEVDITNMKVQKLLYYAQSLHLALYDQPLFAEEIQAWRYGPVCPPAYRFYSDFEAQQLPFPERKKLSHLSKEIQSVLDEVWDHFGNYHAYRLSDMSHGEFPWQKARRGLPAEASSTQPISLNDLKALGDQKLEQIERSSPVYDAAMTQMLHTSLTNPPTATIEKGAVNDWLNSLLD, from the coding sequence ATGATTAGCTGCCTCGATGCTGCTCAATACTTCATTGCCCGAGCCTATGAAGATGGCTTGGAAGTCGATATAACCAATATGAAGGTGCAAAAGCTGCTCTATTACGCCCAGAGCTTGCACCTGGCTTTGTATGATCAACCGCTCTTTGCTGAAGAGATTCAAGCATGGCGATATGGGCCCGTTTGCCCACCTGCCTATCGATTTTATAGTGACTTTGAAGCCCAGCAATTGCCATTTCCTGAGCGAAAAAAGCTATCTCATCTTTCAAAAGAAATCCAATCGGTTCTCGATGAGGTTTGGGATCACTTTGGTAACTATCATGCCTACCGATTGAGTGATATGAGTCATGGTGAATTTCCTTGGCAGAAGGCTCGTCGAGGACTGCCTGCGGAAGCGAGCTCAACACAACCCATTTCACTGAATGATCTCAAAGCATTAGGTGATCAAAAATTAGAGCAAATTGAGCGATCATCGCCAGTTTATGATGCGGCGATGACCCAGATGCTCCATACATCCTTAACAAATCCACCCACCGCTACGATTGAGAAAGGAGCAGTGAATGACTGGCTTAACTCCCTTCTCGATTGA
- a CDS encoding type II toxin-antitoxin system VapC family toxin has product MAFLLDTNHCSKIIRRDSRVLSHLQSLDQDTVATCAIVRGELIYMVANSKYKSENQIIVQRFLSSIHVYEINSDVADTYGVLKARIIEKLRPKDQRKRQKNIFRDSGFSDNDLWIAATAITHQLVLVSADDDFLRMQEVIDLQVENWL; this is encoded by the coding sequence ATGGCTTTTTTACTTGACACAAATCATTGCAGCAAAATAATTCGCAGAGATAGCCGTGTCCTAAGTCATCTTCAAAGCCTTGACCAAGATACCGTTGCAACTTGCGCCATTGTTCGTGGAGAGCTGATTTATATGGTTGCCAATTCAAAATATAAATCCGAAAATCAGATAATAGTTCAAAGGTTCCTAAGCTCTATTCATGTCTATGAGATCAACTCGGACGTGGCTGATACTTATGGAGTGCTTAAGGCAAGAATCATTGAAAAATTGAGACCTAAAGATCAAAGAAAGCGTCAAAAGAATATTTTTCGCGATTCAGGTTTTAGTGACAATGACTTATGGATTGCTGCAACTGCAATCACTCATCAATTAGTTCTAGTGTCGGCAGATGATGACTTTCTCCGAATGCAGGAAGTTATTGACCTCCAAGTAGAAAACTGGCTTTAA
- a CDS encoding nitrate ABC transporter ATP-binding protein (This model describes the ATP binding subunits of ATP-binding cassette (ABC) transporters for nitrate transport, or for bicarbonate transport, in bacteria and archaea.), producing MSAFVAIENLEKVFPLNQGEYLALKGIDLTIKKGEFVSLIGHSGCGKSTLLNMISGLDFPTDGLVTLEGQRIKKPGPDRMVVFQNYSLLPWLTARENIALAVDEVMGDLPKAERDAMVQTHIDMVGLKQAAEKRPGQLSGGMKQRVAIARALALKPKLLLLDEPFGALDALTRGNLQEKLMQICEENQVTAVMVTHDVDEAVLLSDRIVMLTNGPGSKIGQILEVDIPRPRKRMEVVEHPSYYKLRSEMIYFLNQQKRVKKIRARKVEVVAKHGLEKVNLEIGFVPLTACAPLAVAKEKGFFEKYGLDEVNLVRETSWRGIVDGIAGGYIDAAQMPSGMPIWLTVGGHEDRPLPTVTSLTMSRNGNAVTLSKKLFDAGVQTAADFKKLLRETPGKSHILGMVHPSSMHNLLLRYWLAANEIDPDHDVHLETIPPAQMVVDLKAGSIDGYCVGSPWNLRAAMEGVGVTIATDLEIWQGHPGKVLGVREDWANAYPNTHVALVKALLDACRYCSDPANHLEVRKILSDRAYVGTREEYIHLGDPKELTCDLGNPIEYAHHWFYGEGANRPSRTEHLWMMAQMARWGDVPFPRNWLEVLERVVRPTTYSIAARELGLLDEKFRRGAIELFDGSAFDAEDPISYLNSLAIKANISIAEVHLDPPRILAA from the coding sequence ATGAGTGCATTCGTTGCGATCGAGAATCTCGAAAAAGTCTTTCCCCTCAACCAAGGTGAATACCTCGCCCTCAAGGGCATTGACCTGACGATTAAAAAGGGTGAATTCGTTTCCCTGATTGGTCACTCCGGCTGTGGCAAATCCACCCTGCTGAACATGATTTCCGGGTTGGACTTTCCCACCGATGGCCTCGTCACCCTGGAAGGGCAACGGATTAAAAAACCCGGGCCCGATCGAATGGTGGTGTTCCAAAACTATTCGCTGCTGCCCTGGTTGACCGCCCGCGAAAACATCGCCCTGGCTGTCGATGAAGTGATGGGTGATTTGCCCAAGGCCGAGCGCGATGCGATGGTGCAAACCCACATTGATATGGTGGGTTTGAAACAAGCCGCCGAAAAGCGCCCCGGTCAACTGTCCGGCGGGATGAAACAACGGGTGGCGATCGCCCGTGCCTTGGCACTCAAGCCCAAGCTGTTGCTGTTGGATGAACCCTTTGGTGCGCTTGATGCCTTGACTCGCGGCAATTTGCAAGAAAAGCTGATGCAAATTTGCGAGGAAAACCAAGTCACCGCCGTGATGGTGACTCACGATGTGGATGAGGCGGTGTTGTTGAGCGATCGAATCGTGATGCTCACCAACGGCCCCGGCTCCAAGATTGGGCAAATTTTGGAAGTGGATATTCCCCGCCCTCGCAAGCGGATGGAAGTGGTGGAACACCCCAGCTACTACAAGCTGCGATCGGAAATGATCTACTTCCTAAACCAACAGAAACGGGTGAAGAAGATCCGCGCCCGCAAGGTGGAAGTGGTCGCCAAACATGGCTTGGAAAAAGTCAATTTGGAAATCGGCTTTGTGCCCCTCACCGCCTGCGCTCCCCTGGCTGTGGCCAAAGAAAAGGGCTTCTTTGAAAAATATGGTCTTGATGAAGTCAACCTGGTGCGGGAAACCAGTTGGCGCGGCATCGTAGATGGGATTGCCGGTGGCTACATCGACGCGGCCCAAATGCCCTCGGGGATGCCAATTTGGTTAACCGTTGGCGGCCATGAGGATCGCCCCTTGCCCACGGTCACTTCCCTGACCATGAGCCGCAACGGAAACGCCGTCACCCTTTCCAAAAAGCTGTTTGATGCGGGTGTCCAAACCGCCGCCGACTTCAAAAAGCTGCTGCGGGAAACGCCGGGTAAATCCCACATTTTGGGGATGGTTCACCCCTCTTCCATGCACAATTTGCTGCTGCGTTATTGGCTAGCAGCCAACGAAATTGATCCCGATCATGATGTGCATTTGGAAACGATTCCGCCGGCCCAAATGGTGGTGGATTTGAAAGCGGGCAGCATTGACGGCTATTGCGTCGGTTCGCCCTGGAACCTGCGGGCCGCCATGGAAGGCGTGGGCGTGACGATCGCCACCGACCTGGAAATCTGGCAAGGACACCCCGGCAAAGTCCTGGGCGTGCGCGAGGACTGGGCCAACGCCTACCCCAACACCCACGTGGCCCTGGTGAAGGCGCTGCTGGATGCCTGCCGCTACTGCTCCGACCCGGCGAACCACTTGGAAGTCCGCAAAATCCTGAGCGATCGCGCCTATGTGGGCACCCGCGAGGAATACATCCACCTGGGCGATCCAAAGGAGCTGACCTGCGACCTGGGCAACCCGATCGAATATGCCCACCACTGGTTCTATGGCGAAGGGGCCAACCGTCCCAGCCGCACGGAACACCTGTGGATGATGGCGCAGATGGCTCGCTGGGGCGATGTGCCCTTCCCGCGCAACTGGCTGGAAGTGCTGGAGCGGGTGGTGCGCCCAACCACCTACAGCATCGCCGCCCGGGAGCTGGGCTTGCTGGATGAGAAGTTCCGGCGCGGGGCGATCGAACTGTTTGATGGCTCGGCCTTCGACGCGGAAGACCCGATCAGCTACCTGAACAGTCTGGCGATTAAGGCCAACATCTCGATCGCCGAAGTTCACCTCGATCCGCCACGCATCTTGGCTGCCTAA